Proteins from a single region of Syngnathus scovelli strain Florida chromosome 7, RoL_Ssco_1.2, whole genome shotgun sequence:
- the LOC125972457 gene encoding extracellular calcium-sensing receptor-like, with product MWVSILFPHQSYQDQSQHCDVIPGSMILPYLEKKGDIILGGLFSLHDTVVEPSLTFTSKPPPTECTRFNFRTFRWMQTMIFAIEEINREGKLLPNITLGYKLYDSCSNPHQALKAAMELLGIQNASVTEGKAKQSICKGGVPAVIGDGGSTQSLVVARFLGVFHVSQVSYFSSCACLSNKKEFPAFLRTMPSDIFQVDALIQLVKHFGWTWVGVIAGDDAYGREGANIFAQEVRKLGACVALHDIIPKNRAPEVISSIISNIRSSGARVILVFAVEQDAAALFDEALREGLDGIQWLASEAWSTAAVLSTPKKYFSILQGSMGFAIRRVHIPGLRDFLLRLHPSNPDSVTDPFLIPFWEEVFQCSLSEGRVKPPCTGAEDLKTVTNIYSDVSQLRISYNVYKAVYAIGYALRSVGGCEDGKGPFALQTCANAQSVQPWQLLHYLKQVKYFNSFGDEITFDENGDPAAMYDLVNWQLRPSGGIEFVTVGKFDETVKDGQQKLRIQSEDIVWNGNKTQVPLSVCSNICPPGTRQAIRPNFPICCHDCVVCTAGEISNQTDAVECTRCLPEFWSNDERTACIPKEVEFLSFSDTMGITLMAISLMGSFCTCVVVFVFSYHRSTPVVRANNSELSFLLLFSLTLCFLCSLTFIGRPSEWSCMLRRTAFGITFVLCISCILGKTIVVLMAFKASQPGSRVMKWFGPAQQKAIISLCTLVQVLICTVWLIVAPPTPHQLIPPKSAVVLLLCDVGSPVAFSLVLGYIGLLACLCLVLAFLARKLPDNFNEARFITFSMLIFCAVWVAFVPAYISSPGKYSTVTEVFAILASSYGLLGCIFAPKCYLILFKPEKNTRKHLMSRMDKF from the exons ATGTGGGTGTCGATCTTGTTCCCTCATCAATCCTACCAAGATCAGTCGCAACATTGCGACGTCATCCCAGGTTCCATGATCTTGCCATatctggagaaaaagggggacaTCATCCTGGGTGGGCTCTTCTCCCTACACGATACGGTGGTGGAGCCCAGCCTGACGTTCACCTCCAAGCCTCCACCCACGGAATGCACCAG ATTTAACTTCCGAACATTCCGCTGGATGCAGACCATGATTTTTGCAATCGAGGAGATCAACAGGGAGGGAAAACTGCTTCCAAACATCACTCTGGGTTATAAACTCTACGACTCGTGTAGCAACCCCCACCAGGCTCTCAAGGCCGCCATGGAGCTTCTGGGAATCCAAAACGCCTCCGTGACCGAaggaaaagcaaagcaaagcatctGCAAGGGGGGCGTACCTGCCGTGATCGGAGACGGGGGCTCCACCCAGTCTCTGGTCGTGGCCCGTTTCTTGGGGGTCTTCCACGTGTCGCAG GTCAGTTATTTTTCCAGCTGTGCTTGCCTGAGCAACAAAAAGGAGTTTCCTGCTTTTCTCAGGACCATGCCCAGTGACATCTTCCAG gtGGATGCATTGATCCAGCTGGTCAAACATTTCGGGTGGACTTGGGTAGGTGTGATCGCGGGTGATGATGCGTACGGTCGAGAAGGTGCAAACATTTTTGCTCAAGAG GTTCGCAAACTAGGCGCATGTGTGGCCCTCCATGACATCATCCCCAAGAACCGAGCACCTGAGGTGATCTCATCCATCATTTCCAATATCCGCTCTTCCGGGGCCCGCGTGATCTTGGTGTTCGCCGTGGAACAGGACGCAGCGGCGCTTTTTGATGAAGCCCTCAG AGAAGGTCTGGACGGGATCCAGTGGCTAGCAAGTGAGGCTTGGAGCACGGCGGCTGTACTCTCCACTCCCAAGAAGTACTTTAGCATCCTGCAGGGCTCCATGGGGTTCGCCATCCGTCGAGTCCACATCCCAGGACTTCGGGACTTCCTGCTCCGTCTGCATCCATCCAACCCCGACTCTGTCACCGACCCGTTTCTGATACCATTTTGGGAAGAAGTTTTTCAATGTAGTCTGAGCGAGGGAAGGGTTAAACCACCGTGCACCGGGGCGGAAGATCTGAAGACGGTGACAAATATCTACTCGGATGTGTCCCAGCTGCGGATCTCCTACAACGTCTATAAAGCGGTGTATGCGATCGGGTATGCATTGAGGAGTGTGGGGGGCTGCGAGGATGGCAAAGGTCCTTTTGCTCTTCAGACGTGTGCCAATGCACAAAGCGTCCAACCGTGGCAG CTGCTTCACTATTTAAAACAAGTGAAGTACTTCAATTCCTTTGGCGATGAGATCACCTTTGACGAGAACGGCGATCCGGCCGCCATGTACGATTTGGTCAACTGGCAGCTGAGACCAAGTGGTGGGATCGAGTTTGTCACCGTCGGCAAGTTCGACGAGACGGTCAAAGACGGACAACAGAAACTTCGAATCCAAAGCGAGGACATCGTGTGGAACGGCAACAAGACCCAA GTCCCGCTATCAGTATGCAGTAACATTTGTCCGCCCGGCACCCGCCAGGCCATCCGACCTAACTTCCCTATCTGCTGCCATGATTGCGTGGTGTGTACAGCAGGGGAGATTAGCAATCAGACCG ACGCCGTAGAGTGCACACGCTGCCTGCCCGAGTTCTGGTCCAACGACGAGAGGACCGCCTGCATCCCTAAAGAGGTGGAGTTCCTCTCGTTCAGCGACACCATGGGCATCACGCTGATGGCCATATCCCTCATGGGTTCCTTCTGCACCTGCGTGGTGGTCTTCGTCTTCTCCTACCACAGGAGCACCCCGGTGGTTAGGGCCAACAACTCGGAGTTGAGCTTCCTTCTGCtcttctctttgactttgtgcTTCCTGTGCTCGCTCACTTTCATCGGTCGGCCCTCAGAGTGGTCGTGCATGCTGCGCCGCACGGCTTTCGGTATCACCTTTGTGTTGTGCATCTCTTGTATTTTGGGAAAGACCATCGTGGTGCTGATGGCGTTCAAGGCCTCACAGCCTGGAAGTCGAGTCATGAAGTGGTTTGGGCCCGCTCAGCAAAAAGCCATTATTAGTCTTTGCACTCTGGTTCAG GTGCTAATCTGCACAGTATGGCTCATCGTGGCTCCCCCGACCCCTCACCAGCTGATTCCCCCCAAGAGCGCCGTTGTCCTTCTGCTTTGCGACGTTGGCTCGCCCGTGGCCTTCAGTTTGGTCCTGGGCTACATCGGCCTGCTAGCCTGCCTCTGCCTCGTTCTGGCCTTCCTGGCCCGGAAGCTTCCGGACAATTTCAACGAGGCTCGCTTTATCACTTTTAGCATGCTCATCTTCTGCGCCGTGTGGGTGGCCTTCGTGCCCGCCTACATCAGCTCCCCGGGGAAGTACTCCACAGTCACGGAGGTGTTTGCCATCCTGGCCTCCAGCTATGGCCTGCTGGGCTGCATCTTTGCACCAAAATGTTACTTGATTCTCTTTAAACCAGAAAAAAACACCAGGAAGCATCTTATGTCCAGAATGGACAAGTTTTAA
- the LOC125971857 gene encoding extracellular calcium-sensing receptor-like: protein MLGGIFSLHSSWKDRQDSFVQKPQSLQCTSLNFRGFQFTQAMLFAIEEINNSTDLLPGVSLGYKIYDSCGSVARGVRVALALANGDGDGPLEELCPRPARVQAIVGETSSSPCMAIATTVGPFWIPLISHFATCACLSDKTKYPSFLRTIPSDYYQSRALAHLVKYFGWTWVGAIRSNDDYGNNGMATFTEIAKGLGVCLEYSVSFFRTDPPGKIQKIINVIKASTSKVIVTFLSHMDLDVLIHQLSHHNLSGYQWVGTESWIFDSQTAASDRTRILNGALGLAIPKAHVDGMREFILDVKRLNSFGDDTFRQFWETIFNCQLESRKVGNRGDCNGLEDLKDVQNSFTDMSLMPIFSNVYKAVYAVAHAVHKVLGCNTTCNTRMQLEPFAILHQMKKIHFTTKEGHEVFFNENGDPAAKYEIINWQPTENGTVEFVTVGLYDASADKQLNLQNRSLVWAGNSKQVPVSVCSKECRPGTRKVLQKGKPVCCYDCVRCAEGEFSNVTDSVTCERCNPEFWSNERRDACTRKEAEFLSYNEVMGALLTVASLLGLFSTAAVARVFFKYRQTPIVRANNSELSFLLLLSLALCFLCSLTFIGRPSWWSCMLRHTVFGITFVLCISCVLGKTVVVLMAFRSALPDGHVMKWFGPLQQRLGVVAFTLVQVVICIVWLIIAPPFPLKNFKEFKNKIILECAVGSVVGFWAVLGYIGILAMLCFVLAFLARKLPGNFNEAKLITFSMLIFSAVWITFIPAYVSSPGKFSVAVEIFAILASSFGLLVCIFIPKCYIILMQPEKNTKKRIKGTVKSFRKPIGTPFGFV, encoded by the exons ATGTTAGGGGGAATCTTTTCCCTCCACAGCAGCTGGAAAGACCGACAGGATAGCTTTGTGCAGAAACCGCAGTCGCTTCAGTGCACCAG TTTGAATTTCAGGGGCTTCCAGTTTACCCAGGCTATGCTCTTTGCCATCGAGGAGATCAATAACAGCACCGATCTCCTGCCTGGAGTTTCTCTCGGGTATAAAATCTACGATTCTTGTGGTTCCGTTGCTCGAGGGGTGAGGGTGGCCCTCGCTTTGGCCAATGGGGATGGAGATGGTCCTTTGGAGGAGCTTTGCCCCAGACCAGCCCGGGTGCAGGCCATTGTGGGAGAGACGTCTTCCTCTCCTTGCATGGCCATAGCCACCACCGTCGGACCCTTCTGGATCCCTTTG ATCAGCCACTTTGCCACTTGTGCTTGCCTCAGCGATAAAACCAAGTACCCATCTTTCCTGAGAACAATCCCGAGTGATTACTACCAGAGTCGAGCTCTTGCTCACCTGGTCAAATACTTTGGGTGGACCTGGGTAGGAGCCATCAGAAGCAACGACGATTACGGCAATAACGGAATGGCCACATTCACCGAGATCGCCAAAGGGCTCGGTGTTTGTCTCGAGTACTCGGTATCTTTCTTTAGGACGGATCCACCtggcaaaatacaaaaaataatcaatgtGATTAAGGCTTCGACATCCAAGGTGATCGTTACGTTCCTCTCCCACATGGATCTGGATGTCTTGATACACCAACTGTCTCATCACAACCTGAGCGGCTACCAGTGGGTTGGCACAGAGAGTTGGATTTTTGATTCCCAGACGGCAGCTTCGGATCGGACGCGTATCCTTAACGGAGCCCTCGGGTTGGCCATTCCGAAAGCCCACGTCGACGGTATGAGGGAGTTCATCTTGGATGTGAAACGTCTGAATTCATTCGGTGATGACACGTTCAGGCAATTCTGGGAGACGATATTCAACTGTCAGCTTGAGTCGAGAAAAGTCGGGAATCGGGGAGACTGCAACGGGCTTGAAGACCTCAAAGATGTGCAGAACAGCTTCACTGATATGTCACTCATGCCCATCTTTAGCAATGTCTATAAAGCTGTGTATGCCGTGGCCCATGCAGTCCATAAAGTTCTTGGGTGTAACACCACATGCAATACCCGGATGCAGCTCGAGCCGTTTGCG ATTTTACACCAGATGAAGAAGATTCATTTCACAACTAAAGAAGGCCACGAGGTCTTCTTCAATGAAAACGGAGATCCGGCAGCTAAGTATGAAATTATAAATTGGCAACCAACAGAAAATGGGACGGTTGAATTCGTCACCGTCGGTCTCTACGACGCGTCGGCGGACAAACAGCTGAATCTGCAGAATCGGTCTCTGGTTTGGGCGGGGAACTCTAAGCAG GTTCCGGTATCTGTTTGCAGTAAGGAATGTCGTCCAGGGACACGAAAGGTTCTTCAGAAAGGAAAGCCCGTCTGCTGCTATGACTGTGTGAGGTGTGCTGAGGGTGAATTCAGCAACGTCACAG ATTCGGTCACGTGCGAACGATGCAACCCTGAATTCTGGTCAAATGAGAGGAGAGACGCCTGCACGAGGAAGGAAGCAGAGTTTCTATCGTATAACGAGGTCATGGGAGCTCTCCTCACCGTGGCGTCGTTATTGGGCTTGTTCTCCACCGCCGCCGTGGCTCGCGTTTTCTTCAAATACCGGCAAACTCCGATCGTCAGGGCCAACAACTCGGAGCTGAGCTTCCTGCTGCTTCTCTCATTAGCGTTGTGCTTCTTGTGCTCTCTGACCTTCATCGGCCGGCCCAGCTGGTGGTCCTGCATGTTACGCCATACGGTGTTTGGTATCACTTTTGTGCTCTGCATCTCCTGCGTCCTGGGGAAAACCGTCGTGGTGTTGATGGCGTTCAGGTCCGCACTTCCTGACGGGCATGTCATGAAGTGGTTCGGGCCTCTTCAGCAAAGACTCGGTGTCGTGGCGTTCACTCTCGTCCAGGTGGTCATATGTATCGTCTGGCTCATAATCGCCCCGCCGTTTCCTTTGAAGAACTTCAaggagtttaaaaataaaattatcttGGAGTGTGCTGTGGGTTCAGTCGTGGGTTTCTGGGCTGTGCTGGGCTACATCGGAATCCTGGCAATGTTATGTTTCGTTCTGGCCTTTCTTGCCCGCAAGCTGCCCGGTAACTTTAACGAAGCCAAACTGATCACCTTCagcatgttgatcttttctgccGTATGGATCACTTTCATCCCAGCTTATGTCAGCTCCCCTGGGAAGTTTAGCGTTGCCGTGGAGATATTTGCAATATTGGCCTCTAGTTTTGGATTGCTCGTTTGTATATTTATACCTAAATGTTATATTATACTAATGCAACCTGAGAAGAATACAAAGAAGAGAATTAAAGGGACTGTAAAATCGTTCCGGAAACCAATCGGGACACCGTTTGGATTCGTATGA
- the LOC125972176 gene encoding extracellular calcium-sensing receptor-like, translated as MIFAINEINKNPGMLPGIKLGYKIYDDCGTMDILRAALALLSGLDGEVDDENCTKTETVQAILGHSGSTPTIAFAPVVGRFHVPVISHFATCACLSNRKEYPTFFRTIPSDYYQSQALAKLVKYLGWTWIGVIAVENEYGLNGIAAFTQAAQEYGVCIEYSDAFSSSGPPADLQRITSKIQSASSKVILAFMSHREIKLLAKELYERNVTGVQWVGSEAWITDPSLADSEGHSVLVGSLGFTVTRARIPGLEEHLCNLRPSWFPNSRFVHDFWEGVFDCSLNATEAGRQKPCSGLESLRDLQFTDLSELRFTNNVYKSVYSVAHALDALLKCEEGQGPFPDGSCADPAQIQPWQVLEYLSMVNFTTPGGERVYFDSNGDSPARYELVNLQMTNKGTMEAVTVGIYDASKTGGHQFVMSDVPVVWGNGDSEVPVSVCSQSCLPGSHKVLQKGRPVCCYDCIMCPAGEISNSTDSIHCMKCSPEFWSNEHRDACIPKGIEFLTYGEILGSLLTLFSLLGVFLTTLTTIVFYCHKETPLVRANNSELSFLLLFSLTLCFLCSLTFIGRPTRWSCMLRHTAFGITFVLCISCVLGKTILVLMAFKASLPGSKLLKWFGPTQQRLCVVMFTLIQVVICILWLTIKPPFPFRNMILYPDRIILECQLGSVLGFWAVLGYIGVLAILCFVIAFLARKLPDNFNEAKLITFSMLTFCAVWIAFVPAYISSPGKFTVAVEIFAIQASSYGLLFCIFVPKCFIILFRPEKNTKRHIMGKSNK; from the exons ATGATTTTCGCCATCAATGAGATCAACAAAAACCCAGGCATGCTACCTGGCATCAAGTTGGGTTACAAGATCTACGACGACTGCGGGACGATGGATATTCTGAGAGCCGCGTTGGCGTTGCTGAGTGGCCTTGATGGAGAAGTCGATGATGAAAACTGCACCAAAACCGAGACGGTGCAAGCCATCCTGGGACATTCAGGATCCACACCAACCATCGCATTTGCACCAGTTGTTGGGCGATTCCATGTTCCGGTG ATCAGCCATTTTGCTACTTGTGCCTGTCTCAGCAACAGGAAAGAGTACCCGACCTTTTTCAGAACCATTCCCAGTGACTACTACCAAAGCCAAGCACTAGCAAAGCTGGTCAAGTACTTAGGCTGGACCTGGATCGGAGTCATAGCCGTGGAGAATGAGTACGGCCTCAACGGCATCGCTGCTTTCACCCAAGCCGCCCAAGAATACGGTGTGTGCATTGAGTACTCGGacgccttctcctcctctggtCCACCTGCCGATCTACAGAGGATAACATCCAAAATCCAAAGTGCTTCTTCTAAAGTGATTTTGGCTTTTATGTCTCACCGAGAAATTAAGTTGCTGGCTAAGGAGCTGTACGAGCGGAATGTTACAGGTGTGCAGTGGGTGGGCAGCGAAGCTTGGATTACGGATCCCTCCCTGGCTGACAGCGAGGGGCACAGCGTCCTGGTGGGCTCGCTGGGCTTCACCGTCACCAGGGCTCGGATCCCCGGGCTGGAGGAACACCTTTGCAACCTCCGCCCCTCGTGGTTCCCTAACAGCCGCTTTGTGCACGACTTCTGGGAGGGCGTCTTCGACTGCTCCCTGAACGCAACCGAGGCGGGACGACAGAAGCCCTGCAGCGGCCTGGAGAGCTTGCGAGACCTCCAATTCACAGACTTGTCCGAGTTGAGGTTTACCAACAATGTCTACAAGTCCGTTTATTCAGTGGCCCACGCTCTTGATGCCCTACTCAAGTGTGAAGAAGGGCAAGGGCCCTTTCCCGATGGGAGTTGTGCCGATCCCGCACAAATTCAGCCATGGCAG GTTCTGGAGTATCTCAGCATGGTGAACTTTACTACCCCAGGAGGGGAGAGGGTATATTTTGACAGTAACGGCGACTCGCCAGCCAGATACGAACTGgtcaatttgcagatgacaaacAAAGGCACCATGGAAGCGGTGACGGTTGGCATTTATGACGCTTCCAAGACGGGCGGCCATCAGTTCGTCATGAGTGACGTTCCAGTGGTGTGGGGAAACGGAGACTCCGAG GTGCCCGTGTCAGTGTGCAGTCAGAGCTGTCTTCCAGGAAGCCACAAGGTTCTCCAGAAAGGACGTCCAGTGTGTTGCTATGACTGCATCATGTGTCCCGCAGGAGAAATCAGTAACTCAACGG ATTCTATCCACTGCATGAAATGCTCGCCAGAGTTCTGGTCCAATGAGCACAGAGATGCCTGCATCCCAAAAGGAATCGAGTTCTTGACCTATGGAGAAATCCTGGGAAGTCTTCTAACCTTGTTTTCCTTGCTGGGAGTGTTTCTGACCACGTTGACGACGATCGTCTTTTACTGCCACAAAGAAACGCCGCTGGTTCGCGCAAACAACTCCGAGTTGAGCTTCCTGCTTCTCTTCTCCTTAACGTTGTGCTTCCTGTGCTCGCTCACCTTCATCGGTCGGCCCACCCGGTGGTCCTGCATGCTGCGGCACACGGCCTTCGGTATTACTTTTGTCCTTTGCATCTCCTGCGTTCTGGGGAAGACCATCCTGGTCTTGATGGCTTTTAAAGCTTCCCTCCCTGGAAGTAAGCTCTTGAAGTGGTTCGGACCCACGCAGCAGAGACTTTGCGTGGTGATGTTCACCCTCATCCAAGTGGTCATCTGCATACTTTGGCTAACCATTAAACCTCCTTTCCCGTTTAGGAATATGATACTCTATCCGGATAGAATCATCCTGGAGTGTCAACTGGGCTCCGTTTTGGGTTTCTGGGCTGTTTTAGGATACATTGGCGTCCTGGCCATTTTATGCTTCGTCATTGCTTTCTTAGCTCGAAAGCTTCCTGATAATTTCAACGAAGCTAAGCTGATCACTTTCAGTATGTTGACATTTTGTGCAGTTTGGATCGCCTTCGTACCGGCTTATATCAGCTCTCCGGGAAAATTCACTGTGGCTGTGGAGATATTTGCTATCCAGGCCTCAAGTTATGGATTACTGTTTTGCATTTTTGTACCTAAATGCTTCATCATATTGTTCAGGCCTGAGAAGAACACAAAGAGACACATCATGGGgaagtcaaataaataa